Genomic window (Rossellomorea aquimaris):
ACATAATCGGTGCCTGGTCAGAGCTGAATGAGTTGAAACATAAGGATTTGGCCGCAGCAAGAGATCGCCTTGTAGAGCAGATGGCAGAATATCAAGGATATACGGGCTACCGGGTCATCGTCGTATTTGATGCTTATTACGTCCAGGGAATTGCCCGTAAGTATAAAAATTATAAAGTAGAAGTCATTTTCACGAAAGAAAATGAAACAGCAGACGAACGGATTGAAAAATTAGCTATTGAGTTAAGTAATATTAAAACTCAAATTCATGTAGCGACTTCTGATTTTACCGAGCAGTGGGCGATCTTTGGTCAAGGAGCCCTTCGTAAATCAGCAAGGGAGCTGCATACAGAAGTAAAAGTCATCGAGAAAAAAATCGAAAGAAAAGTGCGGATTTCAAGTGATAAAAGGCCGGCTTCCAAAATCCAATTATCAGATGAAGTTGCTGAAATTTTCGAAAAATGGCGCCGCGGGGAACAATGAGAGGTTGACGATTGAATTTTCTGTAATGTATAATATTTCTATCTATTGTTTTGCGCGGGGGGATGTGTGTGAGCAATATCACCAGGACAGAAGCATTTGATAATCGATTAGAAGGCATGGATGATGAAGAAATAATAGAAGCCGTCCATCAGGGTCACAGCGAAGCGTTAGATTTTTTAATCAGGAAATATCGTAATTTTGTAAGAGCGAAAGCCCGCTCGTATTTCTTAATTGGGGCAGATAAGGAAGATATCGTCCAGGAGGGTATGATTGGATTATACAAAGCGATCCGTGATTATAAAGAGGACAAGCTGACTTCTTTTAAAGCGTTTGCAGAGCTTTGTATCACAAGACAAATCATTACGGCCATTAAGACAGCCACGAGACAGAAGCATATACCGCTGAATTCTTATGTATCATTGGATAAACCCATTTATGATGACGAGTCTGACCGAACTCTCTTAGATGTTATTTCAGGTGCGAAAGTAATGGATCCGGAAGCGCTAATTATCAATCGTGAAGAATTCGATAATATGGAAGATAAGATGGCTCAGTTATTAAGTGATCTTGAGAGGAAAGTCCTGGCTCTCTATTTAGACGGGCAATCCTATCAGGAGATTTCTGAAGAATTGAACCGCCATGTGAAATCCATCGACAATGCCTTGCAGCGAGTGAAGAGAAAGCTCGAACGATACTTGGAAGTTCGCGAAATAACGATGTAAAGTCATATTGACACAAATTGGTGGTCGTGTTATTTTTGATAGGACTTACTATGGATGGTATAGGTGGAATATATGACTACTAAATTAATACTTGCTTGTACGGTGTGTGGTTCCAGGAATTATAGTGTACCGGGTAATCGTAATCAAGCAGTTCGATTAGAGTTAAAGAAATTCTGTAATACATGTAATGCTCACACCCTACACAAAGAAACAAAATAGTGGAGCACCAAGTCTTGCGTATTGATATTAGTTGGAGGTTACAAACGGATGTTTAAATTCTTTCGCAATGTTGCATCAGAAATGAGAAAGGTCAGCTGGCCTAAACGTAAAGAGTTAACACGCTATACGATTACCGTTATTACAACAGTGGTATTTGTTGCCCTTTTCTTTGCTGTCATTGACCTGGGCATCTCAGAACTTATGCGATTGATCATTGGTTCTAAGTAAGAGAAACATAGATTTATTGTATATATGCCGTGAAATCATGGTATAATGATGTTAATAGAGTACATGACCTTAGAGCCCGTTATCTTTTTACGGGTTTTTTCATTTGGAGAAAAAGGCGAAAGAGTATTCTTAAATAGCGAGGAGGGACGGACGTTTAGTCCTATTAAATGGAGAAGAATTGGTATGTAGTTCATACTTATTCAGGATACGAGAATAAGGTTAAAGCAAACCTTGAGAAACGTGTTGAAACGATGGGGATGCAAGATAAAATCTTCCGCGTGATCGTACCTGAAGAAGAAGAAACAGATTTTAAGAACGGTAAGAAGAAAGTCGTTAAGAAGAAAGTATTCCCTGGTTACGTGATTTGTGAAATCGTCATGACGGATGATTCCTGGTATGTTGTACGAAATACACCTGGAGTTACCGGATTTGTCGGTTCATCGGGATCTGGATCAAAGCCTACTCCGTTACTGCCGGAAGAAGTAACAAATCTTCTGAAGCAAATGGGCATGACAGAGAAAAAGGTAGAAATCGACTTCGAATTGGGAGAAACAGTAAAAGTAAACGAAGGTCCGTTTGCAAACTTCACTGGCTCAATCGAAGGGATAGATAATGCGAAAGCGAAAGTGAAAGTTCTTGTTAATATGTTTGGCAGAGATACCCCGGTAGAACTGGATTTCTCCCAAATTGATAAATTATAATGGAAAAGAACTTGAAATCATTCTGAAAAAATGGTACTATTTCATAAGTCAGTGCGTCTCCACAAAGAGATACTGAAACTAATAGACGTTCTTTATGTTGATAAAGACATTTTTTACATGAGTGGGAGGGTGAAGAACCCAATAACCACATCACGGACTTAAGGAGGTGTGTCTCGTGGCTAAAAAAGTTATCAAAATGGTTAAATTGCAGATTCCTGCCGGTAAAGCTAATCCAGCTCCACCAGTTGGTCCTGCACTAGGTCAAGCAGGTGTTAACATCATGGGATTCTGTAAGGAATTCAATGCTCGTACAGCAGATCAAGCTGGCTTAATCATTCCTGTTGAAATTACGGTATTTGAAGACCGTTCATTTACATTCATCACAAAAACTCCACCCGCTGCAGTTTTACTTAAAAAAGCAGCTGGTATCGAGTCTGGTTCAGGCGAACCAAACAGCAAGAAAGTGGCAACACTTAAACGCGACAAAGTACGTGAAATTGCTGAAACAAAAATGCCTGACTTAAATGCAGCTAGTGTTGAATCAGCTATGCGCATGGTAGAAGGAACTGCGCGCAGCATGGGTATCGTCATCGAAGACTAATCCCTGCTTCGTTAAAGGTCCTGTTGAACGAGGTTGCGATGATGAAATGTACGTTTCACTCGCAACCTTATTTCGTGGGAGGTTATTCCGCTAAAACCACATATAGGAGGAAATATAAAATGGCAAAAAAAGGTAAAAAGTTTCTTGAAGCTCAAAAGCTTGTAGATCGTACTACAGCTTACTCAGTTGAAGAAGCAATCGAACTAGTTAAGAAAACAAACTTCGCTAAGTTTGACGCAACGATTGAAGTAGCGTTCCGCTTAGGTGTAGATACTCGTAAAAACGACCAGCAGATCCGTGGAGCGGTTGTACTTCCACACGGAACTGGTAAAACTCAAAAGGTTCTTGTATTCGCTAAAGGAGATAAAGCAAAAGAAGCAGAAGCTGCTGGCGCTGATTTCGTAGGTGATGCAGATCTTATCAGCAAAATCAACCAAGGTTGGTTCGAGTTCGACGTAATCGTAGCAACTCCGGACATGATGGGTGAAGTTGGTAAACTTGGTCGTGTACTAGGACCTAAAGGTTTAATGCCAAACCCTAAAACTGGAACAGTTACATTCGACGTGACAAAAGCTGTTAATGAAATCAAAGCAGGTAAAGTTGAATACCGTGCTGACAAATCAGGTAACGTTCACGTTCCTGTTGGAAAGATTTCATTCGACAACGACAAGCTTGTTGAAAACTTTGCTACAATGTATGAAACAATGCTTAAAGTTAAACCTGCTGCTGCAAAAGGAACTTACATGAAAAACGTTTCTGTAACTTCCACTATGGGACCTGGCGTTAAAGTCGATCCTTCATCTTTCGCAGTTAAGGCATAATTTGGTATTGACTTACTAGGGACTAGTGATTATAATTAGTTCTGTTGTTAAAAAACGAATACATTTGTACCGTAGACAGTAGGTGCTCGTTAAGAGCTTAATGCCCTGCCGAGGTAATTGCGATAAAATAACCGCTTATAGCGTGTTTGCAATGCCCTTATGTCTACCTTGATATAAGGGCATTTTTTATTGGATGACGGTATAAATGTTCATCAGTCAATCTACAGGAGGTGTAATGATGAGCAGCATTCTAGAACAAAAGAAACATATCGTTGGAGAAATCTCTGACAAGCTAAAAAACAGTGTATCTACAATCGTTGTAGATTACCGTGGTCTGGATGTTTCCGAAGTAACTGAGCTTCGTAAACAACTCCGTGAAGCTGGCATCGACTTCAAAGTGTACAAAAACACTATGGTACGTCGTGCTGCAGAAGAAGCTGGTCTTGAAGGGTTAAATGAATTCTTAACTGGTCCTAACGCAATCGCGTTCAGTAGTGAAGAAGTAGTTGCACCTGCAAAGATTCTTAACAGCTTTGCTAAAGAACACGAAGCGCTTGAAATCAAAGCGGGTGTCATTGAAGGAACAATCACTTCAGTTGAGGACGTTAAAGCTATCGCTGAACTTCCAAGCCGCGAAGGACTTCTTTCTATGCTACTCAGCGTGCTTCAAGCACCAATGCGCAACTTCGCGTTGGCAACAAAAGCCGTTGCAGATCAAAAAGAAGAGCAAGGCGCGTAAGTTAAAGCAAGTCGTTTAAATAAAAATTAAGCACACATTACAAGGAGGAAATTTAAAATGAGTAAAGAGCAAATCATTGACGCGATTAAAGAAATGTCAGTTCTTGAATTAAATGATCTAGTTAAAGCAATCGAAGAAGAATTCGGAGTAACTGCTGCTGCACCTGTAGCTGTAGCTGCTGGTGGCGGAGAAGCTGCTGCAGAAAAAACTGAATTCGACGTAATCCTTGAGAGCGCTGGATCTCAAAAAATCAAAGTTATCAAAGCTGTTCGTGAAATCACAGGTCTTGGCCTTAAAGAAGCGAAAGAAGTTGTTGATAACACTCCAAAAGCTCTTAAAGAAGGTATTTCTAAAGAGGAAGCTGAAGAAATTAAAGCTAAACTTGAAGAAGTTGGAGCTGGCGTAGAAGTTAAGTAATGATTGTATAGATGAAAAGCTCGCTATATTTGGCGGGCTTTTTTCTTGTCTGGCTTCTAACAGGAAATAAACATGTATGTTTATCGTCTGTAATCTTCAGTCCTTTTGGGAATGATGGTTTATAGACGTGATGTAAGAATGGATGGAGATGATATAATGACCAATCACTATTATTCTCATAACCCTGATGTAGAGAGTAACCCCCAAACGATCACCTTTGAGTTAAGAGGACATGCGTTTCGTTTTAAAACGGATCAAGGTGTTTTCTCGAAGAAGGAAGTTGACTTTGGATCTAGAGCTTTGATTGAAACGTTTGAATTGCCTGGCGTAACGGGTCCGTTACTGGATGTCGGTTGTGGGTATGGCCCTATCGGTTTGTCTTTAGCGAAAGACAATGATGATCGTATGGTTCATATGATTGATGTAAATGAGAGAGCGTTGTCTTTGGCGAAAGAAAATGCTAGAGAGAATAAAGTTCAAAACGTGAACATCTATCAGAGTGATCGATATACGAATGTCGTTGAAACGGAATTTGCGGCCATTTTAACGAACCCGCCGATAAGAGCAGGGAAAGAAACGGTTCATTCGATTCTGGGAACCAGTTATGACTACCTGAAGGAGAATGGTGAATTGTGGGTCGTTATTCAGAAGAAACAAGGTGCTCCGTCTGCCATGGATAAAATGGAAGAATTGTTTTCAAATGTAGAAATTGTCGCTAGAAAAAAGGGATACTACATCTTGAAGTCGGTAAAAGAAATCCGTTGACGTAGCTTTACTGCTATGATAACATTATAAAATGCAAAAATATTATTTTCCGGTATTATGTCCATATGTATACATATTGGATAAATTGGAAAAGATTATAAAATAATAGTTCGTCATTTGAAAATGAGGTTTTATCATTAAAACCCTTTTTCTTTTTGTCTTGTGTAGAGTAGTATTCCTACTTAAAGGCATATAGACACAACCAAAACGCTTGATTTGAGGGGTGAATCAGTTGACAGGTCAACTAGTTCAGTATGGACGACACCGCCAACGCAGAAGTTTTGCGCGTATCAGTGAAGTTTTAGAATTACCGAATTTAATCGAAATTCAAACTTCCTCGTATCAATGGTTTCTTGATGAGGGGTTAAGAGAAATGTTCCGTGACATTTCTCCGATTGAGGACTTCACTGGTAATCTCTCTTTGGAATTTATTGACTATAGTCTGGGAGAGCCAAAGTACTCGGTGGAAGAATCAAAGGAAAGAGATGTTACTTACTCTGCACCGCTTAGAGTGAAAGTCCGTCTTGTGAACAAGGAAACAGGAGAAGTAAAAGATCAAGACGTATTTATGGGTGACTTCCCATTAATGACAGACACAGGTACTTTTGTCATTAATGGTGCTGAGCGCGTTATCGTATCTCAGTTAGTACGTTCACCTAGTGTTTACTTTAGCGGAAAAGTAGATAAGAACGGAAAGAAAGGGTTTACTGCTACCGTTATACCAAACCGCGGAGCTTGGCTTGAGTATGAAACAGATGCGAAAGATGTTGTATATGTGCGAATTGATCGAACTCGCAAACTACCGGTAACGGTTCTTTTACGTGCCCTTGGGTTTGGCTCTGATCAAGAAATCATCGATTTGATCGGTGATAATGAGTACATTCGTAACACGCTCGAGAAAGACAACACGGAAGGTATCGACAAGGCATTGCTCGAGATTTACGAGCGTCTGCGTCCAGGAGAGCCTCCTACAGTAGAAAATGCTAAAAGTTTACTCGTTTCTCGTTTCTTTGATCCTAAGCGTTATGACTTAGCAAACGTTGGACGTTACAAAATGAACAAAAAGCTTCACATTAAGAACCGTTTATTCGGTCAAACTCTAGCAGAAACTCTAGCAGATCCGGAAACGGGTGAGATTCTGGCGGAAAAAGGCACGGTTCTTGATCGTCGCGCTCTTGATAAGGTTATTCCTTATTTAGAAAATGGCATCGGGTTTAAAAACTACCAACAGTCTGGTGGCGTGTTAGAAGAAGACGTCGTTCTTCAATCTATCAAAATCTATTCTCCGAACCAAGAGGGAGAATTTGAGATTAATGTCATCAGCAATGCGTATGTTGAAGAAGAGGTTAAGTACATTACACCTGCAGATATCATCTCTTCTATTTCTTACTTCTTTAATCTTTTACACGGAGTAGGACTAACGGATGATATTGACCATTTAGGTAACCGTCGTTTACGTTCGGTTGGTGAATTGCTTCAAAACCAATTCCGCATCGGTTTATCACGTATGGAGCGTGTAGTTCGTGAAAGAATGTCCATTCAGGACACGAACACGATCACGCCTCAACAACTGATCAACATTCGTCCGGTAATCGCTTCAATGAAAGAGTTCTTTGGAAGCTCTCAATTGTCTCAGTTTATGGATCAAACGAATCCTCTTGCAGAATTAACGCACAAACGTCGTCTTTCTGCTTTAGGACCTGGTGGATTAACGCGTGAACGTGCAGGATTTGAAGTGCGTGACGTACATTACTCCCACTATGGTCGTATGTGTCCGATTGAAACTCCTGAGGGACCAAACATCGGACTGATCAACTCACTTTCTTCATTTGCGAAAGTGAATAAATTCGGATTTATTGAAACGCCGTATCGTCGTGTTGACCCTGATACAGGGAAAGTAACCGATCGTATCGATTACTTGACAGCAGACGAAGAAGATAACTATGTAGTGGCACAAGCAAACGCACGTCTTGGTGAGGACGGATCCTTCCTTGATGAAGAAGTCATCGCTCGTTTCCGTGGTGAGAACACGGTTATCAAGCGTGAACGTCTGGACTACATGGATGTATCTCCTAAACAAGTAGTATCAGCTGCGACAGCATGTATTCCTTTCTTGGAGAACGATGACTCTAACCGTGCTCTTATGGGAGCGAACATGCAACGTCAAGCAGTACCTTTAATGAATCCGGAATCACCGATCGTCGGAACAGGTATGGAACACGTATCTGCGAAGGACTCTGGTGCAGCTGTGATTTGTAAATATGAAGGTATTGTAGAAAAGGTTGAAGCAAAACAAGTTTGGGTACGTCGTGTGAAAGAAATCGACGGTCAAGAAGTAAAAGGTGACCTCGATAAATATCGTATGCAAAAATTCATCCGTTCCAACCAGGGTACATGTTACAACCAGCGTCCGATCGTAAGTGAAGGCGACCGTGTGGTTAAAGGAGAAATCCTTGCTGATGGTCCTTCGATGGAAAAAGGTGAACTAGCCTTAGGACGTAACGTAATGGTTGGATTCATGACTTGGGACGGTTACAACTACGAAGATGCGATCATCATGAGTGAGCGTCTTGTAAAAGACGATGTATATACTTCAATTCATATTGAAGAATATGAGTCTGAATCTCGTGATACGAAATTAGGACCTGAAGAAATCACTCGTGATATTCCAAACGTTGGTGAAGATGCACTTCGCAATCTTGATGAGCGTGGAATCATCCGCATCGGTGCTGAAGTAAAAGATGGCGACTTACTTGTTGGTAAAGTAACGCCTAAGGGTGTAACTGAGTTGACTGCTGAAGAACGCTTATTACATGCAATCTTCGGTGAGAAAGCTCGTGAAGTCCGGGATACATCTCTTCGTGTACCACATGGTGGAGGAGGAATCATCCTCGATGTCAAAGTCTTCAATCGTGAAGACGGCGATGAATTACCACCAGGTGTAAACCAGCTTGTACGTGTATACATCGTTCAGAAGCGTAAGATTTCTGAAGGTGACAAAATGGCTGGACGTCACGGTAACAAAGGTGTTATCTCAAGGATCCTTCCTGAAGAAGACATGCCGTTCTTACCGGACGGTACACCGATCGATATCATGTTGAACCCATTAGGGGTACCATCACGTATGAATATCGGACAGGTGCTTGAACTTCACTTAGGTATGGCAGCAAGATATCTTGGTGTACATGTCGCTTCACCGGTATTTGATGGAGCGCGTGAAGAAGATGTATGGGCAACCATCGAAGAAGCCGGTATGGCACGTGATGCGAAAACCGTTCTTTATGATGGTAGAACAGGTGAACCGTTTGATAACCGTGTATCAGTGGGGATCATGTATATGATCAAGCTTGCTCACATGGTCGATGACAAACTTCACGCACGTTCAACAGGTCCTTATTCACTTGTTACGCAGCAGCCATTGGGTGGTAAAGCTCAATTCGGTGGACAGCGTTTCGGTGAGATGGAGGTATGGGCACTTGAAGCTTATGGTGCTGCTTACACTCTACAAGAAATTCTAACGGTTAAGTCTGATGATGTTGTGGGTCGTGTGAAAACATACGAAGCCATTGTCAAAGGTGAAAACGTTCCTGAACCGGGAGTTCCGGAATCCTTCAAGGTTCTGATCAAAGAGCTTCAAAGTTTAGGTATGGATGTTAAGATCCTCTCTAGTAACGAAGAAGAAATTGAGATGCGTGACTTAGAGGACGAAGAAGAAGTACAACAAGCAGACACGCTAAATATCTCTGAATCTAATGCACAAGAATCCGAGACAGTAGGGTCAAAAGAATAAATTTAGAGCAATTAGGGTTAGAGCCTGTAGATTAAAAGGGAGGTAGGCCCCTTGCTAGATGTAAATAATTTCGAGTATATGAAAATTGGTTTAGCTTCCCCCGATAAGATCCGTTCGTGGTCTTTCGGGGAGGTTAAAAAACCTGAAACGATTAACTATCGTACATTAAAACCAGAAAAAGATGGTTTGTTCTGTGAACGTATCTTCGGTCCTACGAAGGACTGGGAATGTCATTGTGGAAAATACAAGCGTGTACGTTATAAAGGCGTCGTTTGTGACCGCTGTGGTGTTGAAGTAACGAAGGCTAAAGTTCGTCGTGAACGTATGGGTCACATTGAACTGGCTGCCCCTGTATCCCACATCTGGTACTTCAAAGGAATTCCAAGCCGTATGGGACTTGTTTTAGACATGTCTCCCCGCGCTTTGGAAGAAGTTATTTACTTCGCTTCCTATGTTGTAACAGAACCGGGTGACACGGCTCTGGAAAGAAAGCAACTTCTTTCTGAGAAAGAGTACCGTGCGTATCGTGAGAAATACGGTGTGAAGTTCCAAGCTGCAATGGGAGCTGAAGCGATTAAAAAGCTTCTTCAAGACATTGACCTGGATAAAGAAGCTGATTTCCTTAAAGAAGAACTGAAAACAGCTCAGGGTCAACGCCGTACCCGTGCAATCAAACGTTTAGAAGTAGTGGAATCTTTCAGAAACTCAGGAAATGATCCGGATTGGATGATTCTTGATGTACTACCTGTCATTCCTCCAGAGCTTCGCCCGATGGTTCAGCTTGACGGTGGGCGCTTTGCGACTTCTGACTTAAATGATTTATATCGCCGTGTTATTAACCGTAATAACCGTCTGAAACGTTTATTGGACCTTGGTGCTCCAAGTATCATCGTTCAAAACGAGAAGCGTATGCTTCAAGAAGCGGTCGACGCTTTAATTGATAATGGCCGTCGCGGACGTCCAGTTACTGGGCCGGGTAACCGTCCATTAAAATCCCTTTCACATATGCTTAAAGGGAAGCAAGGTCGTTTCCGTCAGAACCTTCTTGGTAAACGTGTTGACTATTCAGGTCGTTCTGTAATCGTCGTTGGACCTAACCTTAAGATGTATCAATGTGGTCTTCCTAAAGAAATGGCTCTTGAGTTATTCAAACCATTTGTTATGAAGGAACTTGTTGAAAAGGGATTGGCTCACAACATTAAGAGTGCAAAACGCAAGATCGAACGTGTACAACCTGAAGTATGGGATGTATTAGAAGGGGTTATTAAAGAACATCCAGTTCTTTTAAACCGTGCACCTACTCTTCACAGACTTGGTATTCAAGCATTTGAACCAACTCTAGTCGAAGGTAGAGCGATCCGTCTTCACCCACTTGTATGTACTGCATACAACGCGGATTTTGATGGTGACCAAATGGCGGTTCACGTACCTCTATCTTCTGAAGCCCAAGCTGAAGCACGCATGCTGATGCTTGCTGCACAAAACATTCTTAATCCGAAAGACGGTAAGCCAGTTGTTACTCCGTCCCAGGATATGGTATTAGGTAACTATTACCTGACGCTTGAACGTGAAAATGCTGTTGGTGAAGGTATGATCTTCAATGATGCAAATGAAGTCATCCTTGCTTACCAAAATGGTTATGTACATTTGCATACCCGTATTGCGATCCATGCAAGCACCATCAACAACAAAACGTTCACCGAGAAGCAAAACAAACAATTATTGTTAACAACGGTAGGTAAAGTAATCTTTAACGAGATCTTACCTGATACATTCCCGTTCATTAACGAACCAACAAGAACGAATTTGGAAGTGGCTACTCCTGAGAACTACTTTGTTGATCCGTCAACGGACGTTAAAGAAGTATTCCAAAATCGTGAGTTAATCAACCCATTCAAAAAAGGTTTCTTAGGGAATATCATTGCGGAAGTATTCAAGAAGTTTGCTATCACTGAAACGTCTCGTATGCTTGATAAAATGAAAGACTTAGGATTCAAATACTCTACTAAAGCCGGTATTACGGTTGGTATCGCAGATATCGTCGTACTAGCAGAAAAAGAAGAAATCTTAATCGAAGCGCAAAGTAAAGTAGACAACGTATTAAAACAATTTAAACGTGGTCTTATTACAGAAGATGAAAGATACGATCGTGTCATCTCAATCTGGAGTGCTGCGAAAGATACCATTCAAGGTAAACTAATGGCGACACTGGATAAACGCAACCCAATCTTCATGATGAGTGATTCAGGTGCCCGTGGTAACGCATCTAACTTCACTCAGCTTGCTGGTATGCGTGGACTGATGGCCAACCCGGCTGGTCGTATCATTGAGTTACCGATCAAATCAAGTTTCCGTGAAGGTTTAACGGTTCTTGAGTACTTTATCTCTACACATGGTGCCCGTAAAGGTCTTGCCGATACAGCACTGAAAACTGCTGACTCAGGTTACCTGACACGTCGTCTTGTTGATGTGGCACAGGATGTAATCGTTCGTGAAGAAGACTGTGGAACGGACAGAGGCCTACTTGTAGGATCCATTAAAGAGGGTACAGAAATCATCGAGCCTCTTGAAGAACGTTTACTTGGTCGTTATTCACGTAAAACATTACGTCACCCTGAGACAGATGAAATCATCATCACTGAAAATCAGTTGATCACAGAAGACCTGGCTAAGACGATCATTGATGCTGGTGTCGAACATGTTTCGATCCGTTCTGCTTTCACATGTCACACGAGACATGGTGTTTGTGAGAAATGTTACGGAACGAACCTGGCAACAGGTCAAAAAGTCGAAGTAGGGGAAGCTGTTGGGATCATCGCTGCTCAATCCATCGGGGAACCGGGTACCCAGTTAACGATGCGTACGTTCCATACTGGTGGGGTTGCAGGAGACGATATCACTCAAGGTTTACC
Coding sequences:
- the rpoC gene encoding DNA-directed RNA polymerase subunit beta' — its product is MLDVNNFEYMKIGLASPDKIRSWSFGEVKKPETINYRTLKPEKDGLFCERIFGPTKDWECHCGKYKRVRYKGVVCDRCGVEVTKAKVRRERMGHIELAAPVSHIWYFKGIPSRMGLVLDMSPRALEEVIYFASYVVTEPGDTALERKQLLSEKEYRAYREKYGVKFQAAMGAEAIKKLLQDIDLDKEADFLKEELKTAQGQRRTRAIKRLEVVESFRNSGNDPDWMILDVLPVIPPELRPMVQLDGGRFATSDLNDLYRRVINRNNRLKRLLDLGAPSIIVQNEKRMLQEAVDALIDNGRRGRPVTGPGNRPLKSLSHMLKGKQGRFRQNLLGKRVDYSGRSVIVVGPNLKMYQCGLPKEMALELFKPFVMKELVEKGLAHNIKSAKRKIERVQPEVWDVLEGVIKEHPVLLNRAPTLHRLGIQAFEPTLVEGRAIRLHPLVCTAYNADFDGDQMAVHVPLSSEAQAEARMLMLAAQNILNPKDGKPVVTPSQDMVLGNYYLTLERENAVGEGMIFNDANEVILAYQNGYVHLHTRIAIHASTINNKTFTEKQNKQLLLTTVGKVIFNEILPDTFPFINEPTRTNLEVATPENYFVDPSTDVKEVFQNRELINPFKKGFLGNIIAEVFKKFAITETSRMLDKMKDLGFKYSTKAGITVGIADIVVLAEKEEILIEAQSKVDNVLKQFKRGLITEDERYDRVISIWSAAKDTIQGKLMATLDKRNPIFMMSDSGARGNASNFTQLAGMRGLMANPAGRIIELPIKSSFREGLTVLEYFISTHGARKGLADTALKTADSGYLTRRLVDVAQDVIVREEDCGTDRGLLVGSIKEGTEIIEPLEERLLGRYSRKTLRHPETDEIIITENQLITEDLAKTIIDAGVEHVSIRSAFTCHTRHGVCEKCYGTNLATGQKVEVGEAVGIIAAQSIGEPGTQLTMRTFHTGGVAGDDITQGLPRIQEIFEARNPKGQAVISEIDGVITSISEGKDRQYEITVQGDVETRSYTAPYTARLKFAVNDKVVRGQEITEGSIDPKELLKVRDVSAVQEYLLREVQKVYRMQGVEIGDKHVEVMVRQMLRKVRVIDAGESEVLPGTLMDIHQFRDANEKALFGGKLPATGRPVLLGITKASLETDSFLSAASFQETTRVLTDAAIKGKRDELLGLKENVIIGKLVPAGTGMQRYRKAEPVLAEDTSEETVTVE